In Botrytis cinerea B05.10 chromosome 3, complete sequence, the genomic stretch CAGCTCGATCTTGTACTCGTTGCATTACTTCTTGAATTGGCGCCGGAAGCATTTTGGAATCTTGAAAACTGATCATCTGACCCAGTTTCAAAGCTGCACCTCTCATTCGAGACAATTTGGTCACAAGCCTGTCCATGTTACTTGCGCTTAACATGAAAGAACCCTCACCGCCACCGCCGCCGACTCGACGAAGACTTTCGCTGATTGCCCCTCCTACCATGCCAGCAGCGAGACCACTATAGTTCCACAACCTCCCAAGTCGCGAAGAAGGAACACTTGATTCTCGCAGCTTATATGGAGCAGGCTGTGAGCTTTCCTCTGGCTGCATCTAAATTACTGTCAGATCTCAGTGTCACATGCGTCAAGTGTGAGAGGAGTTCATATTTACAGTATCATTACTACTTTCTTTGCTAATATCTGCCACTAGCTTCTCGATACCTTCATCGTCTTGACGAGGAGTATCGAGAATGGGTTTGAGTGAACTGTCGTGGGTAGTCGGTTCTACTTGAACAGAGGAACGAACATTGAAGGTATCCTTATCCTTATCTCTTGCGAGTTGGGTTTGGTCTACAGGCGTATCTTTAACTCCCTTTGAGCCCAAGGTGCCTTTGCCTGATCCTTGCGTTTTACCTCCCAATAACCTAGCAACCCTTGGGCTATGGAACAGGTCTGTGTTGATGCCCTCGGGCAGCTGCTCTTGCTCGGGAACTGATTCAGCATCGGGCAATTGTTTAGACTTATCAACAGTTTCTGAGAAAGTATCAGAGTTGATAGCATCATCCTTCAAATGTTGATCATTTTCCTGAATATCGGATGTATGTCTCGGTATTTTGGCCCTGGGCAAAGAAGATAGGGTAGGTGATGTGTGTCTTGATCTATCATAGAAAGAGTCCTCATCATGGCCCTCTTCTAATGGATTATTGGATTGCCCAATTGCATCTGCAGTTACTGATGGTATTTGGCGCTCGTGTTCTCGTTGAATACGTCTTGCGTTGTCCGCAGATAAAGGTTTTGTCTTTGGAATAGGGATTGTCGAAACATTCGAAGCCGCAGGATGTAATCCCTCACTATTGATCGGATCGAGCTTGGGCCCAGCTTTCGACCTGGTAGGAGTTGTATCTGCATTCAATTCggcaatatcaatatctgaaTTTTGGGGAGGGATTGTTCCATCTGGAAGAGGATATTTTTTGGCCTTTTTCTGCTGGATATGCAAATCCCCTTTCGGATTCGGATTGACAGACGAGTTCGATTCGGACTTTTCGTAGAAATGATCCTGCTCTAACCCGTCCTTCTTCTCTGGGACATGCTCTTGTTCCTTCGTAGATTTTCTGCTGGGTATAGGTCCACCGTCATTCGATTGAGAGCCGGTTGTATAATCTGTTGCCTCCTTGGTCCATTCTGGGACATTATCATTCAATCTCGATGCGAGGAAAGATGCTGCTTTGGCAGTCTCCGTGACTCTGTCCGTTTGATTGCGTACTGCTCTTGCTAGAGTCGAAGTTCTGTTGTATACATCGATCTGCCTTGTCTTTAGCGCAACGTGCTTCTGTGCAACTCCACGGGAAGCATTGAAGAGAGCGGCCAAATCTAAAATCCTCTTCCCCGCCATATTCAGCAAACTGTTTCAATTATGCTCATGAATTCATGCCGAAAAGTTGAATAGTGAGTTTCGCAGAGACATGttcaaaattttgaaggGCTGTTAAGTTCATTGATAATTCTTGCCGAGTCTCAATCCCTGTAGATTTGGAAGACGTCACCATTGATATCATGGGATTGTGTGGTTGATGTGGGTATGGTAAAATCATAAAGGATGACATGCAAGAAAAGTATTGTAATAATTAGGCAAATGTATTCCaaattcttgaagaattgtCCTACATTATGACATCTTTTAGCATGTTTGTAATTTCCAAGGTCATCAACATTCATAACAATATAACCATTCTAATTTATCTATAGCTAATTGAGAGCTCACGTATCGGCTTGTGGCTAAAAGGTTTGCAAACCCTGCACAAGATTCCTCCGTTACTTAAAGAATGACTTAGCATTCAAGGGtatcttataattaatttatccTCCAAACGCCGTTCTATTTTTACAAACAAGTATCGTTCAACTCTTCCCAGAAGGAGTCCATCTCGCCCGTAGGTTAGATTTTGCTCTCACACTGCCTGGCGTTCTAACGCCAAAAGTGTCATTAGTCCCCTTGCCCGAACCGCCAACACGACTCCACAAGCGTTCAGCAGCTGGTGTCAGACCACCGGAGCCCACTCTAGGGCTACTGGGAAATTTGGGCACAGGAGTCATCTCAACTTTCCCAGTCATGCCAATTTTGGCAGAGGTTCGTTTACTTCTGGCAGTTTTGTCAACTATCCTATAATGTAGGTCCTCTCGCTTGCTTTGCTCTTTTATGATGAATGGGTTTTTGGTAGTTTCGCCTGGGCCAAGATCGATCATCGGAGAAGGTGTATATGGTTCTTCCTCCGGTTCGTCATCCACGAATGAATACCCATTTACACGTGGAGTTTCGCTTCCGTCGTATCCAGACTCTGAATCCACAATTCGTCGTTTTCCAGCTATGGCATCCCTTACAGCAGACATTGATGGGGAAGACGGTGTGTTGGTTTCCTCTTCAAGTGTAATCTCTGGCAACCTTGTATTTGCATATGCGACACTTTTTGGTGCGGCTCTCGAATCGTGTTGTGCTCTCTGTGCCACAGTCTCGATTGAATCTTCCACGCTATCAGGTCGAAACATCAATCCATTGTTTGGCTTGGATTTCCATGAGTCGGGTTGAGCTGGTCTTTCCTTTATGTCTTGAATCGCAAGTCTGTTCCTTTTTCCGCCATCGTCCTCCAAAGATTGTCTCGACTGCAGGAGCTTCGTCTCAACTTCTTTCTGCTTCAGCATCATATTAGATGCCACTTTGTTCCCAGTCCACATCCAAGCATATTTTTCAGCtcgtttttgattttgcttGTCTATTAATTTGTAAAAGCTTTCGTTATCTTCGCTGGTGTacaatgattgaaattttgtgAGACTCATGTTTGTATCGACTTCCACTTGAGGCGCCTGAGTTGCGTCGGAGGTAACTGACATTGGCGTACCTCCAGCAAACCCGCCAGGTGTTTCTGAAGCTCGAGATGGCGTTTGAATAGACGTGCCACGCCTTCCAATTCGTCTTCCCGGAGTCATAATATGTCGAAGCCTGCGTTCGGCACTTGTGATCCAAGCTCCATCTTTTGAGTCCAGTGCATCCAGATATTCTTGTTTCGTTTCTGTTTCAAGTAGCCCTGGGAAGAAATCCCGAGCAATGATTTCTGATATGGCGTCAGTGTACGCATCTTCGTCAATGACATTCTTCGGTCGTTTAATTCGTTTTGGGGGCGGTGGCATTAAAGCAGTTTCATTTGCGCGTTTTGTGAGAGcggttgaggttgaggaagttgattttgatggtacCAGATCCATCGCTGCAGACGTGCCAGTTATGGACACAAGATACAAGTCGATAATGTTCCTCAAGTCGTTGCCGTACTTTCCCAATCGTTGCCGGACTATGTCGTTCAGGTGGCTTTTATGCCGAATTAACAAAATAAGGTTAAGTGATGATTGACTACAAAACAATGGGGATTTGCGATAAGAGGGATGGAAATCGGATCGATGATTAAGCGCGTGCGGGCGGAATATGCTACTGTACCTAAAAGTGGTATCGGTGATAATGCTACACAACAGGGATGCTTCTGGACTCCGAAAGAATACTTGAGGGATTCGAAAAGTAAATTTATCAAAGTACATACCACCCTACAACGTTTACGTTTCATACTCAAATTTTGTAGAGGCTACATCTTTAGGTCCTCTAGATATCAAACGCATTTTATTCAGAAGTTCTACTACATTATCTTTCCTGTCCCTATCACTAGACCTCATCACGATAAACAACCCCGCACTCACTTACCTCACTGTCCCAATctttgtttgattgattgagaaaatgcCCTCcagagaggaagaggcagTTGCCTTGAAGAACGAAGGAAACAAAGCCTTCGCTGCCCACGACTGGCTCGGTGCCATCGATTTATACACCAAGGCCATAGAACTCGACGACCAAAAGCCAACGTACTATTCAAACAGAGCTCAGGTACCTTTAGATGTATTCAACATTCAAACTGCTCGCGTGATTGACAATCTTGCAGGCAAACATCAAATCCGAGGCTTATGGATACGCAATAGCTGATGCTACAAAAGCCATTGAACTCGACCCGAACTTTGGAAAGGTTCGTTGGATCAAAGATTTTCCCATTACTGCCTTTCTCTTGTTCAAAGTTTGAAAATTAACAACCTCCTCACAGGCATACTATCGCCGAGCCGTTGCATATACTGCAATCCTAAAACCAAAAGAAGCTCTCAAAGATTTCAAGGCGGTTGTCAAGAAGGCACCCAATGACAAAGATGCGAAGCTCAAGTTGGCAGAATGTGAGAAGATTGTGAAAAGAATCGAGTTCTTCCGAGCTATCGAAGTTGGGGATCCACCATCTGCCGCGGAGGGCCTTAATCTCGATGATATGGCTGTAAAGGATTATGATGGTGTAGAGTTGGGCAACGAAATGACGACCGAATTCATCGATGACATGCTTGAACGTTTCAAGAATGGCAAGAAGATACACCAGAAATATGTTTATCAAATTGTCATGGCAGTAAAAAAGATTGTCTATGATGAACCAACcatggtggagatggagattgatAGTGATGCACAGTTGACCGTTTGTGGAGATACACATGGTAAATTGGTAGATTTATCGCATTGCAGTTTTAAGCTAATACTGAGTCTCAGGTCAATTCTTCGATCTTATGGAACTCTTCAGGCTCAATGGTCTACCCACAGAGAAGCATTATTACTTATTCAATGGTGATTTCGTTGATCGGGGATCTTGGTCATGTGAAATTGCACTACTGTTGTACGCCTATAAATGGTTACGTCCATCAGCATTTTTCATTAATAGGGGAAATCATGAGACTGATGATATGAACCGTGTTTATGGATTTGAGGGCGAGTGCAAAGCAAAATACAACGGTAAGTTGTCTTCCTAATTTCTCTAGATCTTAGGCCTTGAGAATTTCAACTGATTCCTGTTAGAACGTACTTTCAAGCTATTCTCGGAAAGTTTCTCAGCTCTA encodes the following:
- the Bcppt1 gene encoding Bcppt1; the protein is MPSREEEAVALKNEGNKAFAAHDWLGAIDLYTKAIELDDQKPTYYSNRAQANIKSEAYGYAIADATKAIELDPNFGKAYYRRAVAYTAILKPKEALKDFKAVVKKAPNDKDAKLKLAECEKIVKRIEFFRAIEVGDPPSAAEGLNLDDMAVKDYDGVELGNEMTTEFIDDMLERFKNGKKIHQKYVYQIVMAVKKIVYDEPTMVEMEIDSDAQLTVCGDTHGQFFDLMELFRLNGLPTEKHYYLFNGDFVDRGSWSCEIALLLYAYKWLRPSAFFINRGNHETDDMNRVYGFEGECKAKYNERTFKLFSESFSALPLATLIGKKYLVLHGGLFSDDKITLDDIRALNRHNQRQPGQAGLMMEMLWTDPQKEPGRGPSKRGVGMQFGPDITRRFCENNGLEAIIRSHEVRMEGYEEEHDGKCITVFSAPRYCDSTENKGAYINIGPDYKLDFHKFDAVPHPNIKPMAYAQNSPLSMM
- the Bccoq8 gene encoding Bccoq8, translated to MAGKRILDLAALFNASRGVAQKHVALKTRQIDVYNRTSTLARAVRNQTDRVTETAKAASFLASRLNDNVPEWTKEATDYTTGSQSNDGGPIPSRKSTKEQEHVPEKKDGLEQDHFYEKSESNSSVNPNPKGDLHIQQKKAKKYPLPDGTIPPQNSDIDIAELNADTTPTRSKAGPKLDPINSEGLHPAASNVSTIPIPKTKPLSADNARRIQREHERQIPSVTADAIGQSNNPLEEGHDEDSFYDRSRHTSPTLSSLPRAKIPRHTSDIQENDQHLKDDAINSDTFSETVDKSKQLPDAESVPEQEQLPEGINTDLFHSPRVARLLGGKTQGSGKGTLGSKGVKDTPVDQTQLARDKDKDTFNVRSSVQVEPTTHDSSLKPILDTPRQDDEGIEKLVADISKESSNDTMQPEESSQPAPYKLRESSVPSSRLGRLWNYSGLAAGMVGGAISESLRRVGGGGGEGSFMLSASNMDRLVTKLSRMRGAALKLGQMISFQDSKMLPAPIQEVMQRVQDRADYMPASQRNKVLVANLGPEWRDLFGEFEEVPLAAASIGQVHRATLKSTGAKVAVKIQYPGVSDSIDSDLNNLAILLTASRLLPKGLFLDKTIANARTELGWECDYIREAECGLRFQELLADEEDVFVVPKVFSKASGKQVLTMEYMEGVGVTRVQSFTQEQRDWIGTQILRLCLREITEFKYMQTDPNWTNFLYNAQTNKLELLDFGASREYPEEFITKYTQLLDAASRAERDTVRALSIDLGYLTGQESRAMLDAHIQSILTLAEPFLESSPEIYDFRDQTITERVKALIPIMIRERLAPPPEETYSLHRKLSGAFLLCARLGSRVRCRELFTNSMEKTKFL
- the Bccoq8 gene encoding Bccoq8, coding for MAGKRILDLAALFNASRGVAQKHVALKTRQIDVYNRTSTLARAVRNQTDRVTETAKAASFLASRLNDNVPEWTKEATDYTTGSQSNDGGPIPSRKSTKEQEHVPEKKDGLEQDHFYEKSESNSSVNPNPKGDLHIQQKKAKKYPLPDGTIPPQNSDIDIAELNADTTPTRSKAGPKLDPINSEGLHPAASNVSTIPIPKTKPLSADNARRIQREHERQIPSVTADAIGQSNNPLEEGHDEDSFYDRSRHTSPTLSSLPRAKIPRHTSDIQENDQHLKDDAINSDTFSETVDKSKQLPDAESVPEQEQLPEGINTDLFHSPRVARLLGGKTQGSGKGTLGSKGVKDTPVDQTQLARDKDKDTFNVRSSVQVEPTTHDSSLKPILDTPRQDDEGIEKLVADISKESSNDT